Proteins co-encoded in one Zonotrichia albicollis isolate bZonAlb1 chromosome 30, bZonAlb1.hap1, whole genome shotgun sequence genomic window:
- the LOC102069442 gene encoding CD48 antigen — MAPALELNLVLFLLLFLLSLLFATPARAQEPQPLEVTGAVGGVALLNPQMPQNPSEYSQIHWRWKTELKIATRKRGEQPRYLQSRFEGRLELLENGTLRMSNLNLGDSGEFRLYLEDDTGRESVQKVLLRVYDLVPKPRVTATTNSDLQVCNSTLRCSVALQEVTYEWISPQKALRKQGPVLEVFIKPPVETYVCRVSNPVSSSNASLTFRKPCNWTEEFSSSTTRTTPSALVALGHLVLLFLLLAVA; from the exons ATGGCGCCGGCGCTGGAGCTGAACCtcgtcctcttcctcctcctcttcctcctctccctcctcttcgcCACACCAG CCCGGGCACAAGAACCCCAACCCTTGGAGGTGACCGGAGCCGTGGGCGGGGTGGCACTTCTGAAcccccaaatgccccaaaacccctcagaatACTCCCAAATCCACTGGCGATGGAAAACCGAGCTGAAGATCGCCACCCGGAAGAGGGGGGAGCAGCCCAGGTACCTCCAGAGCCGCTTTGAGGGAcgcctggagctcctggagaacGGAACCCTCAGAATGAGCAACCTGAACCTCGGGGACAGCGGCGAGTTCCGGCTGTACCTGGAGGATGACACGGGCAGGGAGAGCGTCCAGAAGGTTCTGCTGAGGGTCTATG ACCTGGTCCCCAAGCCCCGCGTGACGGCCACCACCAACAGCGACCTCCAGGTGTGCAACAGCACCCTGAGGTGCTCGGTGGCCCTCCAAGAGGTCACCTACGAGTGGATCTCGCCCCAGAAGGCCCTGAGGAAGCAGGGCCCCGTCCTGGAGGTCTTCATCAAGCCCCCGGTGGAAACCTACGTGTGCAGGGTCAGCAACCCCGTGTCCTCCAGCAACGCCTCGCTGACCTTCCGGAAGCCCTGCAACTGGACAG AAGAATTCTCCTCGTCCACCACCCGCACCACGCCCAgcgccctggtggccctgggacacctcgtcctcctcttcctcctgctcgcCGTGGCTTGA
- the LOC141725587 gene encoding SLAM family member 9-like: MDMFWIPHLITFMLLHQTMSASDTTEVIGVLGKSVTFRTYNPDRNVAFWFFGNDPIMTVVFEDPPRPLFYKEEFETRFAASKGGRALTISQLRMEDAGTYSVVIDEKRSTFTLQVFRELAEPTVTCEAQNCSDGSCSSSLRCSASGTGFGSVSYTWRVWDQDMDGSSYTWRVAGRTWDGSSVVLLVRKTSQDGLETVTCTARNPVSSRNVTVTNLGQLCAAITTHSPSPGAHSGSWIRIGVVAGVEIASLLSIFLVSYCKSRGF, translated from the exons ATGGACATGTTTTGGATCCCTCATCTCATCACCTTCATGCTGCTCCACCAAACCA TGAGCGCCAGCGACACCACGGAGGTGATCGGGGTCCTGGGCAAGTCCGTGACCTTCCGCACCTACAATCCAGACAGAAATGTAGCATTCTGGTTTTTTGGGAATGATCCCATAATGACTGTGGTATTTGAGGATCCTCCTCGACCCCTATTTTATAAAGAAGAATTCGAAACCCGTTTTGCTGCCTCCAAGGGAGGCCGCGCGCTCACCATCTCCCAGCTGAGGATGGAGGATGCCGGGACCTACTCTGTAGTCATTGATGAAAAAAGATCCACCTTCACCCTGCAGGTGTTCA gggagctggcagagcccacGGTGACCTGCGAGGCCCAGAACTGCTCGGacgggagctgcagctcctccctgcgcTGCTCCGCATCCGGCACCGGCTTTGGGAGCGTCTCCTACACCTGGAGGGTGTGGGATCAGGACATGGACGGGAGCTCCTACACCTGGAGGGTGGCGGGTCGGACGTGGGACGGGAGCTCCGTGGTGCTGCTGGTGAGGAAAACATCCCAGGATGGGCTGGAGACGGTGACGTGCACGGCACGGAACCCCGTCAGCAGCAGGAACGTCACCGTCACCAacctggggcagctctgtgcag CAATCACCACGCACTCTCCCAGCCCAG GCGCCCACTCCGGCAGCTGGATCAGGATCGGCGTTGTGGCCGGCGTTGAAATCGCGTCGCTTTTATCGATTTTCCTCGTGTCCTACTGTAAATCCAGAG GTTTTTAG